Proteins encoded together in one Sulfitobacter pontiacus window:
- the cobA gene encoding uroporphyrinogen-III C-methyltransferase, which yields MSGFVSFVSSGPGDPELLTVKAVKRLQEAEVVLFDDLSAGPILEHVSPEADLIGVGKRAGRLSPKQDHVSRLLVEHALTGARVVRLKSGDAGVFGRLEEELTALKAAGVAFEIIPGVTAASSAAAAAMIPLTRRLTARRVQFITGHGESGALPEDLNMAALADPTATTVVYMGRRTFAGFAARLIEAGLPPSTPALLAEAVSTPDQKLSRHTVESLAHLPLDPATSAPALILYGPLTE from the coding sequence ATGAGCGGTTTTGTCTCTTTCGTCTCCTCCGGTCCGGGTGATCCTGAACTGCTGACCGTGAAGGCGGTAAAGCGGTTGCAAGAGGCCGAAGTCGTGCTGTTCGACGATCTGTCGGCGGGTCCGATCCTTGAACATGTCTCGCCCGAGGCGGATCTGATCGGGGTCGGCAAACGCGCCGGACGGCTGTCTCCGAAGCAGGATCACGTGAGCCGTTTGCTGGTCGAACACGCATTGACCGGCGCGCGGGTGGTGCGGCTGAAAAGTGGGGACGCGGGCGTGTTTGGCCGGCTTGAAGAAGAGCTGACCGCGCTGAAAGCGGCAGGCGTCGCCTTCGAGATCATCCCCGGTGTGACGGCGGCGTCTTCGGCGGCGGCGGCGGCGATGATCCCGCTGACCCGACGGCTGACCGCGCGGCGGGTGCAATTCATCACCGGCCACGGCGAATCGGGTGCCTTGCCCGAAGATCTGAACATGGCGGCGCTGGCCGACCCTACGGCGACCACGGTCGTCTACATGGGCCGCCGCACCTTTGCAGGTTTCGCCGCGCGGCTGATCGAGGCGGGCTTGCCCCCCTCGACCCCAGCCCTGCTGGCAGAGGCGGTATCGACCCCCGATCAAAAGCTGAGCCGCCACACCGTGGAAAGCCTTGCCCATCTGCCGCTG